DNA from Poecilia reticulata strain Guanapo unplaced genomic scaffold, Guppy_female_1.0+MT scaffold_433, whole genome shotgun sequence:
TCACCTAAGATCTTAAAGTTCCTGTTGTAGCTTTGTTTCaaccaccattttattttattttatttttttgctcaaaacGAAACAAACTAATTTCAATTTCGGCTCATGTTTTAATTCAACTGtttcactttcatttaaaacatgctaCTTTAAATTTCCACTTGAAATAACACAGGCTCATTCATCTGCAACATTTGCTCATTCATCTGCAACATTTCTAAACTGCAAATGCTTTGGATGGAGGGAAGTAGAAGATTTGAGTTTGGGTGAACTCACCCGCAGAACACGCGCACCAAGTTGTTGTTGACCTTCTTGTCGAACAAGTACCGTCTGTAGTCCTCCAGTGCATCTTTGATGGCGATAACCGTGAGAACCACCAGCAGAGGGATCATTGTGATCTCCTTCTCAAAGGCCTCCACCACGGGAACCCAGTTAAGCAACGCcaggaacaggaagtaaagGTTGGCCGCCCTGTGGAGACCAAAGGAACATGTTATCTTGAAGGACTGTGTAGTCAGTGGGACCATCAAGGAGGGTGGACCAGGCTATAGGGGTGAACATTTGTTCATCATGATCAATTTCTTGTCATGGTAAGACTTTTGATTTACCACTGTCACAACAAATTCCAATTTATAGAAAACCATAAAATTGTCTGTGTTGTCGATTATCATTTATGctattttctctgctgtttattcaatgggagtatcaataaatattgataaatttgaaaatataattaaatacagCTAGTGTGTGCAGTTTAATGATACAAATTCATTAAACCCTACGGTTTGTTGTCCTGAAGAACCTTTTTACAAATCCATGTTTTCAAGAGCGGTATTTGATTTTGCAGGGCTATGATGTCCGAGTCATAGTTACTACTGTCACATTTATCATTATCAAATGATAAATGCTATTGTGGCAAAACTGTAAGCCATTTTAcccattacaaccacaaattgtTATTAACATCACAACGTTATcaaatagggaaaaaaaagtaattagaaCTAAATGACAGatgtattaaaatgtactttataaaaacaaatctgaaaagtgtggtgtgcatctCAATGAAATATTACTCTCAACAAAACCCAGTACAGCAAATTCCCTTTGGAAGTTACCCAATTAATAAATGCAGTCcaactgtgtgtaatttaatcacaGTGTAAATCCAACagtctgtgaaggcctcagaggtttgttagagatcATTATTTAACAATCAGGATCTCAAAGAGCTAGGAACATAGCACACAACAGAGAGACAGTGGTGGAGAGGTTTAAAGCATAGTTaggttaaaaacaatattacagGCTTTCTTCTTCCAGAGCATTTCCCCAGCCAtcttctgaaaacagaaacggtatgatacaaccacaaacctcctGGGACATGATCATACAGGAAGGTGTTCATAACTGCATTTTTGGCCTACATTAAAAACTGGGAAGAGGAATGAAGCTAAATGGAATGCAATCCTGCAAAGAAAGATTTTAAGAGACTAAAAGACATGAGACTGGGGCAGAGGTTGATCTTTCAAGACAACACTCTTCAACATTCATCTAGAGCTGTAAGAGATCAAAGCACTTCCCTGTACCTAGtgaaagtccagacctaaatccaaccGAGAACATGCGGGAGAACTTGGAACTGCTGTTCACAAACACTTCTTCCCCATTCTGACAAAGTCCAAGTTTACCTTAAGAACACAGATCTGTAAAACTTTCAGTTTCTAGGAAGGAGTTCAGGTCATCCTGAGCTGCAGTGACactccagctcctcctgccGGTTCTCAAGGCATTCTCAGGTCAGACTGGAGATACATTTCCATCCTAAGTCTCTTTCTTTAAGCATTCACCTAGCTTTTTAAGGGTTAACTGTGGGTTTGTACATATCTTAAAGTCTCCTTAAGTCAAGTGTGTAATACTTCCTATACGTTGGTTCTGGAATGACTGTGCGGAAAACTAAGTATTTTGGTGTCTTAGTCCTGATTGTTGGCATGATGGGACAGGAGATGGTTTGCTGGATAACGTTTCTCTGATCCGTCTTGATAAAGAAGGATCTGagacaaaatgttctgaaattTATGTTTAGTCTACATTTTAACCCTCAATTAAGGTAATAAGATGTGGATCATAACAGAAAGAATAacatacagataaaaaaaaaaaaaaagcttttccatGGGATGACTGAATTCACCTCAGAGACAAGGTGAGGATTCTCAATTCAGAAATCAAATCCAAGGTTGGatgaaataacttttcaaactttctgaCACAGCTAATTATCTGTTCAGATTTCAGAATAAGTTCTTACCGAAGTAGTTCAGACAGACCTTCCAGCGCAGCTTCCAAGCTCATCTCATCGAGATCATaaagtttttccttcatttacAGTAACTGCTTTATcaaatgacatgttttatgCAACCTTTAAACTCtacaaacttacatttttacaacttcctgtgttctgtttgctaaatggaAATTGTACACCAAAAAAACTGTACGAGCAAGCTTGTACAGCCAATATTCAGCACAAACCTCTTAGTGACATTTCATTTTAGGATATTAGCAATGTATCTTGATTATATTAGCATTGATTCCACTTTTTGTCCAATGTCAATATCTAGAATTACTGACCTGTGGAACTGCTGGAACAGGTTCATAGGGATAAATGTCAACAGAGTGTATTTCGTCGTGCGGATGCCGTTGCCCTTGTACTTCTTGGACATGGCTTCATATTCCTGCTGGTGGGGGCCGTGGCGGGCCAACACCGTCCTCCTCCTGCCGCTGACCCTGTGAGGGGAGCTTTTGCTCGGAAGGCCATCAGGCGGAGAGTACCAGCCTCGCTCTGAGTCTACGGCCAGAAGCTGCCGACAGCGATGTCGCACCCAGTGGAAGCGCTCCATCTACGCAGCCCGAGCTGCGGCCGGGCCCCCACTCCCGCGTGGAACTCCGGCTTCTTCCTCAACTCTCTCAACGACGTCCTTCTGCGGacgtaaaacaaataaatctgtttaaaatccTCTCTGACATTTTGATTGACCTGGTCTAAATCAAGGTTGAGTGTTAAATAACCGACACACATTGTCACCTACAGAGAATATTCACGAAGAAAGACAACACAAAGTTCTAACAAGTTTTGCCTCAATTGCGATGTGACACAATCCGCATCAAAATGCATTTCCCTTTTCTTCTTCCCTTGTTTCAACACAATGACAGCATGACCTCGTCTAGAACAAAaggtgttttcatttatttctgcatcCAACAGAGGAAGACAGTTCCTAGAATAAAGACGATGTAGGCAAACAGGTTTCAGCTACAgtaaagagacaaaaaacaaggaaaccATCTTGGTACAGGTCCTCCACCTGAATACAGGAgttctcatttttaaagaaggCTTGATCAAGCATTGAATGCATATTATGTACTGTGATATATACTTTACAGTATAACATTTTGTATTGAATTATATTTAAGCAATCTTGCATACtaatcacattttcagaaaaactgtattttggatttttatttttttgcaatctTTGTAAAATGAGTTTTACTTCAtgatattctaagtttttgagATGCCCCTGTCTACTGTCCCTCCAATACAGTAGAGGATTAGggtaatttaacaaaaataattctggAATTAAAGTCTAAATCTTTAGATTACATTCTGAATTCTTAGAAATCTGAGATCAAAGtttgaattctgagattaactACAGAATTCTGTGAAAACTGTCAGAattcgttttttttccccaaaagctCTAATACCCTTCTATATTCAAATTACTCCAtcagttttattcatctttcccgttttctcatattttacagaaaaatctcaGGTTCTCACGTGGGAAATGGTTGCGGTCGGATTTTTTCCCTGCAGCGGTGACAGTACGAACAGAATAGCAGCAGCCCTTTCAGTCATATCATATGATGAGAATTTAATGTCTTTAGTTGCCATCTTGGCTGCAGaacaaatgacattttcttcttcaagtCCAAAGCTCGTCTAGGTCAGAACTCTTTGCAGCCGTGCAACAGGCCAAACCTGCTAACCTTCACTTATGCCATCTGCTTTATTTACAGATGACATAAGGAAAATTCTTGTTTGTGATGATCACAGGAAAGGAGTGCTGAAACGTCTCCCCTCCCCCAATTCGCAGCACAGCTTAATGTTTAAACTTTGGAATATTTTGGATATGTCAATAAAATGCTTTACTGTGAAAATACTAGCCCTGTAGTATTTTA
Protein-coding regions in this window:
- the LOC103460995 gene encoding probable phospholipid-transporting ATPase VD, whose amino-acid sequence is MERFHWVRHRCRQLLAVDSERGWYSPPDGLPSKSSPHRVSGRRRTVLARHGPHQQEYEAMSKKYKGNGIRTTKYTLLTFIPMNLFQQFHRAANLYFLFLALLNWVPVVEAFEKEITMIPLLVVLTVIAIKDALEDYRRYLFDKKVNNNLVRVFCG